The following are from one region of the Cottoperca gobio chromosome 13, fCotGob3.1, whole genome shotgun sequence genome:
- the calm3a gene encoding calmodulin 3a (phosphorylase kinase, delta) translates to MADQLTEEQIAEFKEAFSLFDKDGDGTITTKELGTVMRSLGQNPTEAELQDMINEVDADGNGTIDFPEFLTMMARKMKDTDSEEEIREAFRVFDKDGNGYISAAELRHVMTNLGEKLTDEEVDEMIREADIDGDGQVNYEEFVQMMTAK, encoded by the exons GCTGATCAACTGACTGAGGAGCAGATTGCTG AGTTCAAGGAGGCATTCTCGCTGTTTGACAAGGATGGTGATGGTACAATCACTACCAAGGAGCTTGGGACTGTGATGCGCTCTCTGGGACAGAACCCCACTGAGGCTGAGCTGCAGGACATGATCAATGAGGTGGATGCTGATG GTAATGGTACAATTGACTTTCCTGAGTTCCTGACCATGATGGCCAGGAAGATGAAAGATacagacagtgaggaggagatCAGAGAAGCCTTCCGAGTCTTCGACAAG GATGGTAACGGCTACATCAGTGCAGCAGAGCTACGACACGTCATGACCAACTTGGGGGAGAAGCTGACTGATGAGGAGGTGGACGAAATGATCCGCGAGGCTGACATTGATGGCGACGGTCAGGTCAACTATGAGG AGTTTGTCCAGATGATGACTGCCAAGTGA